In Xiphophorus couchianus chromosome 24, X_couchianus-1.0, whole genome shotgun sequence, a single genomic region encodes these proteins:
- the sall4 gene encoding sal-like protein 4, producing the protein MSRRKQAKPQHINSDEPGSVGTGIPRDDQAEDAENDVKRLRMEGIKVCKKCCAEYFDEAEFLEHEKNCTKSQHVVIMKEGDYTEEYSQGSPEGLNSDHDDGQSSNHSNADQLEHAEEELSMNAEDSAQQDQEELSNSPERAFQPSPKIQNSNVTLQTLPDTKVAVSQHSSNAPQALPQDVFQAIPIILEQLVCLQQQQLQQIQLTEQIRIQVAMMTPQGLQPSVGAAMDPLKALGAHLSQQLSAAAALIGKRTGSQSLSMESVKQGKLPLPTGIPNSLSAGLGQSASKTDILKGVPDLGSRLQPLLPQSSGVMSFPSNFNGIQPGIDPSKKLKAKMLTLPTESKNGELLFKHKCKYCGKTFGNDSALQIHLRSHTGERPFKCNICGNRFTTKGNLKVHFQRHKDKYPNISMNPHPVPEHLDSIPTSSGIPFGMSVPIDESNLTETKPVISHPAAGFNPQSIPGFKPMFDGFGRDPFSQKPSPSTSDSSPSISTVFGRDPGLDPNHKEAKEMLGAFHHMNGGALPGEPSSGTAKLQQMVDGLEKRTNDPNECVICHRVLSCQSSLKMHYRTHTGERPYKCKICGRAFSTKGNLKAHYGVHRANTPLKVQHSCPICQKKFTNAVVLQQHIRMHMGGQIPNTPMPESQYEATEAMEPSLPEEKSVDNSGVEGTMEGHEPELHSQKLTDSLNSLPSATEEHSQKLAAPLPFSSLDVLKNLTSALVLKRQSSTASESEGTPKGSPPIQKEQEYQNGRSPAISDSAVSFHSSSPMNISSKSPESAGDEFTRSLTKQEHDGPQDGGESSGALDLTASSSFNTKVIKEEPGVLFTNGDYAPSNLPFMKISPSLGSLEMKIPPESSLGPHGLFSSQMPQGTAVPSSISTAPRRSTKQHICNACGKNFSSASALQIHERTHTGEKPFACNICGRAFTTKGNLKVHIGTHMWNNSSRRGQRLSLDNPMAIMAMGAEAKILPEMLQAPKELGAPQMSFDPTIWNQYAAAAFTGGLTMKTNEISVIQGGGIPLPGSPAGGPLIGSTGGLLKMDGSHSGLPGAMAEIEKNSSESVPKSQFPHFMEEGKIAVN; encoded by the exons ATGTCGAGGCGCAAGCAAGCCAAGCCGCAGCACATCAACTCTGACGAGCCCGGCTCAGTGGGAACTG GTATTCCTCGAGATGATCAAGCTGAAGATGCAGAAAACGATGTAAAAAGGCTAAGGATGGAAGGAATCAAAGTCTGCAAAAAGTGTTGTGCAGAATACTTTGATGAAGCAGAGTTTCTTGAGCATGAAAAAAATTGCACTAAAAGTCAGCACGTTGTCATCATGAAAGAGGGAGATTACACTGAGGAATATTCACAAGGGTCTCCTGAAGGCCTGAACAGTGACCATGATGATGGTCAGTCAAGCAATCATTCCAATGCAGACCAACTTGAACATGCGGAGGAAGAGTTGAGCATGAATGCAGAGGACTCTGCACAGCAGGATCAAGAAGAGCTGTCTAATAGTCCTGAGAGAGCGTTCCAGCCTTCACCTAAAATCCAGAATTCAAATGTCACTCTTCAAACCTTGCCTGATACTAAAGTGGCTGTCTCCCAGCATTCTTCAAATGCACCCCAAGCCTTGCCACAGGATGTCTTTCAAGCTATCCCCATCATCTTGGAGCAGCTAGTGTGCCTTCAGCAACAGCAGTTACAGCAAATCCAGCTCACTGAACAGATTAGAATCCAGGTTGCCATGATGACCCCACAGGGTCTGCAGCCATCAGTGGGTGCAGCAATGGATCCCCTCAAAGCTCTGGGTGCACACTTGTCTCAACAGctgtctgcagcagcagctctgataGGCAAAAGGACTGGCAGTCAGAGCCTTTCCATGGAGTCAGTAAAGCAAGGTAAACTACCTCTTCCCACTGGAATTCCCAACTCTCTGAGTGCAGGTTTGGGACAGTCGGCCTCTAAAACGGACATTTTGAAGGGTGTTCCGGATCTGGGGAGCCGTTTACAACCACTGCTGCCTCAGTCTTCAGGTGTCATGAGTTTTCCTAGCAACTTTAATGGTATCCAACCAGGGATTGACCCTTCTAAAAAGCTGAAAGCAAAGATGCTAACCCTCCCAACAGAATCAAAGAATGGGGAATTATTGTTCAAGCACAAGTGTAAATACTGTGGAAAAACCTTTGGCAACGACAGTGCCCTCCAGATTCACCTCCGTTCTCACACTGGAGAGAGGCCTTTCAAGTGTAACATCTGTGGAAACCGCTTTACAACCAAAGGAAACCTCAAAGTGCATTTCCAGAGACATAAAGATAAATATCCTAACATCAGTATGAATCCCCATCCTGTACCAGAGCATCTCGACAGTATCCCCACCAGCAGTGGCATTCCTTTTGGTATGTCTGTGCCCATCGATGAGTCAAATCTGACAGAAACTAAACCTGTCATAAGTCATCCAGCTGCTGGGTTCAATCCACAGTCAATACCAGGATTCAAACCTATGTTTGATGGCTTTGGGAGGGACCCGTTCTCTCAAAAGCCCTCCCCATCGACGAGTGATAGTTCCCCATCCATTTCCACAGTGTTTGGACGAGACCCGGGACTTGATCCAAATCACAAGGAGGCTAAAGAAATGCTTGGTGCATTCCATCACATGAATGGTGGTGCCCTTCCAGGAGAACCAAGCTCTGGAACAGCAAAACTTCAGCAAATGGTGGATGGGCTGGAAAAGAGGACCAACGATCCCAATGAGTGTGTGATCTGCCACAGGGTGCTCAGTTGTCAGAGCTCTCTCAAAATGCATTACCGCACACACACTGGTGAAAGGCCATACAAGTGCAAGATCTGTGGCCGTGCGTTCTCAACAAAGGGTAACCTCAAGGCTCACTATGGAGTGCATAGAGCCAACACTCCACTCAAAGTTCAGCACTCGTGTCCCATCTGCCAGAAAAAGTTCACAAATGCTGTAGTTCTGCAGCAGCACATTCGTATGCACATGGGCGGGCAGATCCCCAACACTCCCATGCCAGAAAGCCAGTATGAAGCAACAGAAGCAATGGAGCCATCCCTACCAGAAGAGAAGTCTGTGGACAACAGTGGTGTTGAAGGAACCATGGAAGGTCATGAACCAGAGCTTCACTCCCAGAAGCTGACTGATTCCTTAAACTCTCTCCCATCTGCCACTGAAGAACATTCGCAAAAGCTTGCAGCCCCTTTACCGTTCTCCAGCCTAGATGTTCTGAAGAATCTCACCTCTGCCCTCGTCCTGAAACGGCAGAGCAGCACCGCTTCAGAAAGCGAGGGAACACCGAAAGGCTCTCCCCCaattcagaaagagcaggagtatCAGAACGGCCGAAGCCCAGCCATATCTGACTCAGCTGTGTCGTTTCACTCCTCTTCCCCAATGAACATCAGCAGCAAGTCCCCTGAGTCAGCAGGTGATGAATTTACTCGCAGTCTGACCAAACAAGAACATGATGGACCACAAGATGGAGGCGAGTCAAGTGGAGCCCTTGACCTCACCGCTTCTAGCAGCTTTAATACCAAAGTGATTAAAGAAGAACCCGGTGTCCTGTTTACAAATGGGGACTATG CTCCCAGCAACTTGCCTTTTATGAAGATTTCTCCAAGTTTGGGCAGCCTAGAAATGAAGATTCCACCCGAAAGTTCTCTGGGCCCTCATGGATTATTCAGCTCCCAAATGCCTCAGGGAACAGCTGTACCCTCCTCTATCTCCACGGCACCTCGGCGATCCACCAAACAGCATATATGTAATGCCTGTGGCAAGAACTTCTCATCGGCCAGTGCTTTGCAGATCCACGAGCGCACGCATACAGGGGAGAAACCATTTGCTTGCAATATCTGCGGTAGGGCTTTCACCACAAAGGGAAACCTGAAA GTACATATTGGCACCCACATGTGGAACAATTCATCTCGCCGTGGCCAGCGTCTTTCCCTGGACAATCCCATGGCAATAATGGCAATGGGCGCTGAGGCTAAGATTCTCCCAGAAATGTTACAGGCACCCAAAGAGCTGGGTGCGCCACAGATGAGCTTTGACCCGACTATCTGGAACCAGTacgctgctgctgccttcactGGTGGCTTGACCATGAAGACCAATGAAATTTCAGTCATTCAAGGAGGCGGCATCCCGCTGCCTGGGAGCCCTGCCGGGGGGCCACTGATTGGCTCTACCGGAGGCCTCTTGAAGATGGATGGATCTCACTCTGGCTTGCCCGGTGCAATGGCTGAAATAGAAAAGAACAGTTCAGAAAGTGTGCCAAAGTCACAGTTTCCACATTTCATGGAGGAGGGCAAAATTGCAGttaattag